ctggcatgtccataatggaatactcaacgagccgtgcagaatgagcaacacttagcgaattcagccaagcacttcgtgagtcaccagctcaatccctataactcagggatcaacttgcgtggatatggcatacacacgattccactatcggtgtatacggcctcaatcccacgatcctagcattcagcaatgatcccacgatctttgtgtttatgcgctttgtaacgagagaggaagctcgtcctcctcaagtttcctgccctataaatagtaaGAAATGCTCACTGGGCAGGAGGACgaaaaaaagagagattgaTCGAAACTGTATAACAGTGATCAtacgccgaaacgctataagctaaggctatctaagaattatatattcagagatattattgtaagagctataagaaaaggaatcttcttccttattcttaagtcaatagaactaacgaggattaggctattaccgaactgctcgggactgaatctctataaaatttctgtgtcttcttattattattatttgctttattacgtattcttattacgacatatcgtttatcgcttattaaaagactcattgtcgttggctaaaagcgaagtcaacaagaACGAAGAAAATTTTGAGAGACAATAAATGCAATGGtatgaaataatttaaaaaaataaatgcatACTCTAAGAAAAATTAAGATGAAATTAAGAAAAGTAatgaaaaaatttgttaatCATCACAAAAGATGAGGTATCTGGAATAGTCCAGAAAAACGAAACAAAGACTAGAAAAACCAGGCTAATGTACTTTGTTATGTCAATCTATTGGTGAATGAAACTTTGattttccctaaagggaaaatttttcaaaagaataaaaaatacattaaaaaaatggaaattttatttacacctcaAAAATTTTTAAGAACattccattttaataatttttattttatataaaatttatatttttaattctactaagtttttttttaacttttttcttctaattcatatttttaaaaaatacttatcaaataaaaataaattatattttatatattataacaaaaaaataaaataaaaaattatatgaaattttcttcaacaaataaaaaatatatatacatgagttagaaaaattttaaaaatgaaattaaaataaatattaaaattaattaatataaaataatgtgaaattttttcaaaaaaatatgagtaatttttaaaaattatttaaatttatattttttttaataataaagtgTATTGATTATTTTATAGTGTGCTAATAAAACTCTAATACAAAATAATGAATAACAATTTTGGATGGTTGAGATTGAGCCAGCTTGCAcacaatttttttatcttttattttttttttttatcaaatctCGGTGCTAATATAATGACGCGTAAAAGTGAATGCACCAATTTCCAACTGAATGTTTGCCACTTCAGATGGCAGATCATATTTTTTCCAAGAAGAGTTTCTTCATTGCATTCcaagtatttcaaaatttaattttcactTTAGATTAAACAACTtgtctaaataaaaaatattatattacaatatatattttatttttatatatatatggacacgattttgtcccgtgatgtacaaCAGTTGTTCGATGGGAGAGTTATTTAATCTGAGTGAGACTCATCCAATGTACCACGAAATAcgttccgtgaaagtacatcacaggacaaatcgtgtccctatatatataatcacCCAAAACATACCTAACGACCATTTAAAGATAGTAGAGCACAAAATTTAAGGGAAAAACAAtcttcaatattatttttaacttcGACTGAACTAATTTGGACTCGACTATGGTCGCATGGGATTGAACCATTATTTTTCACAATCAATTTTGTTTGCATACTTAACTAGAACCAAACATTTCTAATTATGTTAGAACCCAAAGTTACAGCAACTTCCTTAAAAGCAACACTTTAGAGTAAACAAGTTTAAATTCTTTTAGggaaataaaaatttcaattaaagagaaaaacgtttttcttttctatcaatAAATGAGATAGGCTACTTATTTATATCATagtcaagcaaaaagataaataaaagaaTGAGTGATAAAAATGAGTAAAAGGGTTGTACTTATTGGATAGAAGAATACAAGTGAAAAGAAAGAGTGCACTGAGTGAGCCAaggaaacaaccaaaaaagaGGGTGGTAAAGATGCGTTAGGTACCTTAAAGAGGATAgatagagaaaaaaaagaaagaaagtttGAAAAAAAGAGTCCAACGAAAATGAAGAGattagagaaaaagaaaatgccTAGGCCCCAGCAAGGGCTTTATAGAGAAAGTACAAGAAAAATGCTAATACTAGTTTGGTGCCTAAGGCTAATTTGGATATGAGTACTATTATTACTCTTCTACACTCTTGtctagtttactaaaatatcaataACATTCAAGTTCATGAATAAGATTGCaagaaataaaaagaagaatGTTTCAGACTCTGACTCACTTTAGGGACTGTTTTGacagattaattaattaaatgggtACGtgtaaaacagaaaattaaactCCACATGATTCAACtcagttttaattaatcatccAAGCACAAAACTacagtaatttaataatttctttttaatagAAAGGAAACCAAATTATTATCCCAATCTTAGTAATCTGTTTGTTAAAAGGAAAACTAATGAAAGGGATGGTAGAGAAACATAAAAAAAGCCAGGAAAACCAAAACAAGACTCTATAAGACACATTCATTCATTAAACTaacgaaaaaaagaaaaaacgtaAACTATTTATCAAAAGAAATTGCAGCCCCTTTAAAGCCAGCACAACATTTACATGAAGTCCATCGAGCTTCTACTGACCTTAAGCTACATtatataatagtatatataatgCAAAAGAACATACCATTTTCAAAGCATTTCCACACCAAACCATACTTATTTAGCTTTATTTGGTGTCAAATGCCACTGGACAAGAAAACCAAGCAAACAACTAGTAATCAAAAGGCCAACCAGAGTAACTCATCTCATTGTTATGTTCAAGGGTGGTTGATGAGCTATTTCCTCCAGTTTCAGAATTGTAGCGAGTGTTTGGATTTGATGTGTTTGGAATTGATGAGTTTGAAATTGTCGAGTTTGGACTAGATGAGCTTGAATTTGATGAACGGAAAGGCCAGAGATATGACAATGCGCTTCTTCTTCCAAAGGTCTGACGACCAGTCTCCCTACTATTAGAGCTATTACCATCTACATTGCTGTTGCTGCTGTTGCTGCTGTTACCATTTCCTCCAACCCAACTTCGACTACCGCCAGTACTACTAGTGCGGCCTTGAGGGGGCAGCTCAACACGGCAAACAGGGCATGAATTATGTTGAACCAGCCAAGGAACGATACAATCAGAGTGATAAATGTGGTTACAAGGCATCTCTCTTGCTTCAGACCCCAACTCAAATTTTTCTTTACAGACGGGACAATGCAAGTCAGTACGAATATGCACTTGTGTGATCCTGATAGTGGGCATTGCATCAATGGAAGAGTGAGCTGCTGGAGGAGGGCCGCGCCGATCATTCACAGTCAGCTGTTCAATAAGTTCTTCCAGTCCTGGGCCAACAAAGTAGTCACCAAAATCACCACGCCTATGTCCACTTCCAGAGCTGCCATTAGAAAAAGCTAATCCTGGAATTTGACCATGAAATACTAAAAAAGGTGTCGAATTGGAGTTGGGGTTCCCCCAATTCTGTTCGGGAACAGATCTTCTTCTAACATCGAAGTTAGGATTTCTTCCAGCCATTCTATGTCTGATAGTTTCTATAATTCTTCGGTCAGAGCCATTTCGCCCCA
The Cannabis sativa cultivar Pink pepper isolate KNU-18-1 unplaced genomic scaffold, ASM2916894v1 Contig1, whole genome shotgun sequence genome window above contains:
- the LOC133032907 gene encoding probable E3 ubiquitin-protein ligase RHC1A, yielding MSSGVDTHWCYQCSQTFWLRGGDVVCPYCHGGFVQEIEEIHGLGSQNVSAPDSGEVVSHQSQMPDIFDLMYALMGRNGSDRRIIETIRHRMAGRNPNFDVRRRSVPEQNWGNPNSNSTPFLVFHGQIPGLAFSNGSSGSGHRRGDFGDYFVGPGLEELIEQLTVNDRRGPPPAAHSSIDAMPTIRITQVHIRTDLHCPVCKEKFELGSEAREMPCNHIYHSDCIVPWLVQHNSCPVCRVELPPQGRTSSTGGSRSWVGGNGNSSNSSNSNVDGNSSNSRETGRQTFGRRSALSYLWPFRSSNSSSSSPNSTISNSSIPNTSNPNTRYNSETGGNSSSTTLEHNNEMSYSGWPFDY